Part of the Triticum aestivum cultivar Chinese Spring chromosome 4D, IWGSC CS RefSeq v2.1, whole genome shotgun sequence genome is shown below.
GTTGATGATTTTGCCTTCTTGTTTTTGGCCTTGAAAGCtattactacctctgtcctggtttattggtttcCTTAGTCTTTTGTGCCAAACTTTGGCCATAGATTTAACTAAGAGAATAATACTATATGTCATCAAaagttatattgttggattcgtatttgaatataGTTTCTAGTGATGTTATTTTTTATTACATGCATTAGCATTTTGTTAATTAAATATAAGATTAAAATTTAGCATAAAATGCAAAGAGGacaaataaaccaggacggaggcgGTATTATGATTTGTGGAGGGTCTAATTGGAACATTCCGTGCAGGTCAACGCATAGAATCTAGTGCTTTCATTTCGGAATTTTTATACATTTTCCAGgatgttttctcttttctttttcctttttacctCCATTTTCACTGATATTCTAGGCTAAGCTGGGCTGCCGCATCCACGAGCATTTCATGTACTGCCGCATCCACGAGCATTTCATGTACAGacagttagagcatctacagcggCCTCCTGGACGTGCCTGGTTGGAAAAAAACGACGGACCCCTCACATTATCTGTGCCGTTCCTAAACCCTCATATTGAAACAAAATGTAAATATAAAAAGGATACCAGGGCTCGTGCGCTGAAACAAAATGTAAATATAGAGGGGATATAAGGGTTCATGGACGCACCCGGATACGCCCTGTAGTCTGTGACGTAGGATGTGGCCCACCCCAGAccccttttctcttttctttgttcttttttttgTCTCTTCATCTCCATCAATCACAAGCAAAAAATTTGAAAGAAAAATCACATACAAATGAGTGGACATATAAGAAAGAAAATAAGGAGCATGTCTGCATACACATGACACTGACCAGGGGTGTCCACAAACTGTTAGGGGATGCGATTTGCTAAGTCTAGTTGTAGATGCTCTTTACCATTGGAGGTTAGGGTCTCAAGTGAGAGAGGCGGCTGAGAGGCGAGGGTTAGGCCAACTCCAACAGGCGACTCATTTGGTCTGCCTGTGTCCATTTGGGTACGCACGGCCAAAAAACCACGGCCCAACACGCCGACACGACAGGGTTCCGATGCAGGCGGTGCCGCAGTCTGACCGCGTGGGGGCAGCCGAGATTCGCAACCGCCGTCCTAACCTCCCGCCGGAGCTACGCCGCCACCCTGGCTATGCAACGGATTCGGCGTATTGGGACGCATGGTACACCACGGAGCACGACATGCCTGTCGGGGGAGCTTCAGGGGTGCGGCCATCACTCCACCACCGTCGGTGATGGTGAAGGAGGACCAGGAGTAGCAGGACGCCTACATCGCAGCCCTCAAGGAGGCCACATGGGCGCTCGCGAAGTCCGAGCGTGAGGAGCTGGCCAGGTGGTCTGGCCTTGTGCAGGCATTggcggagccggcagccggcgTGGAGGCGAAGgcggccccacctccaccgtcaccAGCACCGCCCTGCACCCGAGCTTGCCTACGCTGACTGTTCTCCGGAGTGGAGGCCATTGGTGGGGCAAACATGGTCATTGCGAGCACGGTGCCGGTGCCGGTGTCCGTGTCGTGCGTGCTCGTGTGGTTGGCCCGAGCGACGAGGGCGAGCGACACCTGTACGAGGCCAAGTCGTGGGCGTTGGCGGCCGAGCGAGAGGAGGTGGAGTGCCATTTGCAGGCCGAGCGGCAGGCGGCGAAGCTTGCAACCTTCCAGCAGACGTTTCCCTAGGCGCCAACGCCGGCGTACGTCGACCTCACCAAtgaggaggccgccgccgccgcctagatGCGTGGACGCCTAGATCCGACCCAATGGATGTTTTATTTAAATGTCTTTATTTAGTTTTATGTTTATTTAACATATGAACTGCATTTTTAATGGCTGTTTTGTTCTTTTAATGTGTCGGCCCGCGTTGGGCGCACCTACGGGTTGCCGGACAAAACCAGACAGCGTCCATCTGGCCAacccaaacaaacaaaaacaaataaaagGCGGGTCAATTTTGCATCTGTTTGTGACAGCACCTTGGAGTTGGCCTTAAGAGTTTTGGTTCCTCCGCTCCCACCGGCCGAATTAGAATGCCTCCCTCGGCATTAGTGCCCTCTGACTCTGAGGTGTCGCAAGATAGCTGTGGGAGAGCTTCGATTTGGACTTTGGATGGAGTTGTGAGGCGGCGTGATGTTTGCCACCGGCAAGGCTCCTCCTTCACTGATGGAGCTCTCGACGGTCAAGGACCTTGCCTTCGCAGCCAAAGCGTGTTCGTCGGTCTCAGAACTAGACAGCCAGGTGGCTCAAGCAGCTTCAAAAACCTCAAAAATACTCCctctagtgtcaaaaacattctcatattatgggacgaaggaagTAGCACTTTGCGTCAAAAACAGATTAGGGGGCAATAATCAGCAAGGCAAGCAAAAGCACACAAAAAAAACACTCTTCGTTAGGGCAATTCAGCAATAAACCACAAAAAAAGATATAATGAAATCTCCACCCTTTGTAGGACTTGTACATCTTTTCCAATGTTGGACTCAAATCTCTTAAGTTCTGGATCTGACAAGGAAAATTTATCCTGTACCCTTTTAAAGCGTAAAATTCCGACCAGACACAACACTAAGCTACCTAAAACCTCAACGAGGGGGAAGAAAAGGGAAATGGTTAACATATCGTCAGGTAATACAAAAGATTTGGCAAAGTGCGAAAAGAATCTGTATCTATGTACCTCTTTATTTCCTCCTAGACACAACTCTATCTTAAATTACAGAGTATATATCATTCCCCCCTTATCTGTACATTTGTCATCTGATTGATCACTAGTCCACACCCCCAAGGATGAAGCTGTTTGATGCCTCGCCGTACAGTTAGTTCTTCGCAACTGCCGCTTCAGTGCATTTTTCAGCCTCTTCTACAACCAGTATCTCTTGTCCTTGCTAACTTGTGTCCTCATGTATAATCTAGGGCAGTAATTTCACAAAACAACAGGCATAACCGGCAGGTCAGCACTAGTCCACGATGAAAACTTACACGCTATGCTAAGGAAGAACAATATCAACTACAGTATAAAAGTGCAAGTCACAGAATGGGATGTTTGTGCCTAAAAAAAATACTGGAAATAGTTGTCGAATAGCTGAAACTGCAGCTCGTGTGATTTTTCAATCTTCATCCTACAGAAACACTGCTAGCTCATGATTGCAGACAGGACGTTGTTACTTCTTATGATCTACTAATACAAAGTCATAAATACATAACGACTGCAGTTAAGTAATGCAAACTGTGCTCTTGCGTGTGTCTAATAACATGATAGTAGAATAAACTAAATAATAATCATATGGCAGTCATGAATGAAACTTACCTTTTTTTAACAAAAGATCAGCTCAACAAATGAATCAACACAGTTCCCAAACTGGGTGACGAACTAACTGCATGAACCATTGTTAGCTGATATCACTTTCAGGCCTTGATCGCAACTGTTGAGGCAGCTTCTTTAACAACTCAGCTTCTCTTGCTATTTGAATATCAGATGGCCAGAAGGTCTCATATATTACTTTGCAAAGAAACCGAGGAAGCAACCCCAAGACTATTATAAGGCAAACACTAAGCCAGTAAGTTCTTGAAGCAGCCATATTGTATAGTGTCCTGCCAAATATAAGATTCTTAGGCTTGTCACTTTGGACAATAAATAAGAGGGATCAAGAGAGCAAATCAGTGAAAACTTACCCGTAATTAGGGAATATAGGTATAGAATCTATTAACACCATGCACAAAAACGTTGCAGCTATAGAGCCCCATATGGCGAGATGGGTTATAAGCACCCAACGTTGAATGTCCATGGCCAGATGAATATTGACCAGTATAACCACCGCAATTGTCCATAAACTTCCCATACTCCATATGTCCATTGTACTGATATTGTATGTGAAGAAAGGTACATAGAAAAGGACAAGGCTTTGCCACAAGGTATCTAGCATTGTGATCCAGAAGAGTGTCATATTGTAGCCCTCATTTCGAAGCCCTGCCTCATATAGTCTAGGATAATAAAGAAGAGTATTGTGACTCAAGTCCTTGTCTAGAATACCAACCACTACTGTGGGAACTGATGTGTAGATAAGGGAATAGAAAACACTACTCCAATCTGTTAGCGCAAGAGTTGCGGAATATGCAGTGTGCAAGATATACCTACATCAAATCATTAAAAAATTAGATCAACCTGCATTACAAGATGCCAAAAAAGGCCAAAAGGGGCGGGAGGATGATGCTTCTGTATATTCTTACATTTGAATAGTCACTAGATGACACAGGTATACTTAGCTTACAGCATAGGAGAAAAGCATAGAGGAGGGAATATGTACCAGAAGAGCATTAACACAAAGACAGCATTCCGATAGAAGTTGTAGAGAATCATGTATGCCATACGCTGATAATTCCAGTGCCCATGTACAAGAAGCAATCTCTTCaaaaagcggaactgccccatagCAAAATCTGAAGCCATCACTGCTTGACGACCTTCTTGACCACATATACCAACACCAACATCAGCCATCTGTATCATTGAAACATCATTTGCCCCTGCAAATAGAAAACAAGATAAAAAAACCAGACTGTCAATATGAACGTGAGCAGAGGCCAAATAGTGTAGGAAACAGTTAGCTGTGTCTCCAAGGTGACAAAAAAATGACAAGTTTGATGTACAGCGAAAACAGAAATTGGCATCATCCTAGAGTATCGTATTATTTTATCTCAATTGCAACTGACAGAAATGATTTGTGACTCTGTACTAATTGTCGGGTTAAGCCGACTGGGTGCTTGTTATTGTATAAACCCGTATAAACTCTTACCAGTGTATAGCTGAATTGCACTCTTACAGatatgcaatgcacgagatgatgGCAAGGGTACAACAACAAAAAAGAACACTCAAATACCTAAGATACAAAACGTAGGTGCAACCATGTGTTACCGGTATTCGCACTATCATTCGGCTGGTGATGTGATAAAATAAAATACTTTTAGCACCAACACTCATGATGTGGTTCAACTATAGgaggaaaactaaaaagaaacaaatcacCAAAAAGTTGGCATTCTAGTTCAAGCAAGTTATCATCACTAGTAATTTGCACTACATATTTTACCATTGTACAAGCCAATTAATACGTAAGGAAGACTACAATATACGATATGCTCACTAACATCATAGCAACATGAATCAGATACAGAATCTCACCATCACCGATTGCCAAGGTCATGTCACTCGTCCTGCTTTTAATCAGATCGACAATTCCAGCCTTTTGCAGAGGAGCAACACGGCAGCAGATGACAACTTTACAGGAGGTTGCCAAGTCAAATAACTGTCAAATAGAAAGTTGGCAAATATGAAATTATTGCTTTAAGTATGACCGGTATTTTGTACGTCAACTTGTATTAGTTAAATGTGCAGCCATGGTGTGTGCACTAAAATAGCAACTAATATTGCTGAACTAAAGCTATTGACTATATGTTTAACCAATTGAAACAGAACACAAAGATatgtattattattattaataGATAAACAGGATATGATCACAAACCTCTGATTCAAGATCTTTCTCTAGAATATACACAAGGGAATTCCCATCAATTATCAGTGCTAACTCAGCATCATCAAAATTTGGTGATTCCTCAATGTTTACTGACTTGTCATTAGCAATAACTCCAGTCAACTGGAAGTTTTGTATTCCACTTTCAGATGCTTGACCATTAGAGGACCTTAATTTTGAAACATCGCCGTTGTGCAGATCTTCCACATCTTGCTTTCCAAGGTCAGCCGACTTGATTCCAAATTTGGCTTTAGCGTCAGCTAGAAGGCTCCTGCATTCAATCTCGGAGGAACCATTTATGATAATCGAATGCATACCTTGAGTTAATAATCGACATGATAAACCAATCGATATAGCAGTTTCTTGCTTATCCCCTGTGAGAACCCAGACCTTGATTCCAGCCTGACGGAGGGACTCAATGGCCTCAGGCACACCATCCTGCAACTTATCTTCAATTCCAGTTGCACCCAGAAGAGTCAAATCGCACTCTACAAGCGCTGCCGCCTGACGGAGCTTTGCCGATCTCTCTGTCATGGAGGTGCTAGCTTCTTCATACCTTTCCTGCCATTCACTGAATTCTTCATTGCTCAGGTACTTCGAACCAATTACTAAGGTTCGTAGACCCTCTGAGGAATAACTTGACAAATGATTTTCTGTAGTTTCTATAGTTTTGGCGTGCAAAGAATCGAAAAGTCCATCATGGTTCCTGGTCCTCAAAATACTAAGCATTGAAGTATCAGCACCCTTGACAAGAACTTTCACAGTGTCGTCTGGAAATCTTACAACAACAGACATTCTTTTTCTCACACTATCAAATTCATGCAGACCAAGAACATCCAACCTGTTTGTGACAATGAAATTGTTCCGTGAAATACAGGTAGAAGATTGTCAACAGGTACAAAATGCATTTCATGGTCAACTCGGGAAGAAATTAAAGGTAGCTTAAATGTTCTCATAAAACAAAGAATGTTCTAGTATTTACCTTATCCTCTCGCCCTGAACATCTATAACAATGTGGCCAGTTGTTCTTTCAACAAGCTTGTATCCGTAAGCAGAAGCTGCAATTACTAAGGCCTGCTCATCAGGTGATTCCCCCTGGTAATCAATTGCACCAACCTCACTTACTTCATTGGTCAAATCGGGAGAACCTCCTGTGCTAACTGGAATGACAGTATTGCATGCAGCCAAAGTAAGGAAAAAATCATGGGCTGCGAGTCTTTCCTCCCCAAACAATGGTTGTTTCAGAAGTGCCAAGAGTAGTGCATCAACATTGATTTCTGACTTGGGCTTCCTGTCATGTTGGCTCGATGACTCTGCAGAAGGATAGAAACTTAATCATTTATAGGTACACGATCAAATACCAGCTGTACTTGTGTCTTTACTAGTTTCAAAATTCCATTTTCGGTCATCGGAACTAGAAACTTGAACTTTCACTACTTTGAGCTAATTAAATTAAGTACAACGGGTAGTAATTCAGCCTGGAGAAAGGTGGGTCTAGTTGCACATGCCAATCGATCACCAATCATCTAGGTTTTTATTATTACTATAGGAATGAAAGAGTGAtctaaaacagaaaaaaagagctGCAAAATAGATTTATAGAGAAAAAGTAGTTAACTTGCCTGCAATGGTTATTTCATGTGATGAGTCACTAGTGACCTGCAAGGAGCTCCCATAATTCCTCCCATAGATGCTGGCTTGCTGAAATTCCATCTTATTTTGAGTCAAGGTACCTGTTTTGTCAGAAAATATATACCGTATTTGGCCTAGGTCTTCATTGATATTCAATGATCGGCACTGAAATCTTGAACCTGAACTACTGTCATACATCCGAGTATCTCCAATCATGAAGTATGACTGCCCCACTCTAACTAGCTCCATGGTGATGTATAATGATATTGGTATCATTATCTGAAAGATAATCACagaactcaagaaggagaaaaataTCTCCAATGCAAGGCCATAGAACTCAAAATCCTTTCTGTTTTCCCGGCCAAAGGTGAAGTACTTTCTCCTGTAGTATGGTAGTGCGTCAAGGTTTTTAGTATTTTTAAATAACCATACACCCATCCCTGTAGCAACAACTGAGCATGTGATCAAGAGGAAAGCTGATAACCAAAGGGTTTCCCTGTTCATGTAACTCTCCAGATTGCTGCTCTTTGAACGGGATATTGTACTGTTTAACATAGCTTTTGTCTCCTGGCCAGCATAGACAACGACCCCGATAATCCATTCTGTGTTTTTGAGCTGGCACCCACGCAATACAATGTTAGATTGGCCAAGCGGAATCCTCTGATTATTCAGCTCCATGGTAGCTGTAAACTCATAGATATTTCTGTTAGGCTGCTCACATTTGATCAACCCCAAATATGAGCTGTGGCTTATCATGGTAACAGTTTCCTGGCGAGCATACCTTGTTTTCAGGTTTGACTCGCCATCCAAATTCATTGTTTGGATGTAAGCTATACCATTTGGATCACTTGTACCCAGCAGGACCATATCACATGGCATTGTTTCATTGGAATGAATTTTGACAACCTCCCCCGCACAAATGTGTTTCCATTTTTTCGACCGAAAATCACCATGTTGAAGAACAAGTGCCTCTCGGTTATTTTCATTCCTGTCAGATCTGTGACGACGCCAGTCTTCATAACCATCTTTTATAGCAGTCACAAACAACACAAAAAGTAGCGGGAACAATGAAGCGGTCCTTCCAAACACAGCTAAAGGAGGTAGCTGG
Proteins encoded:
- the LOC123097548 gene encoding phospholipid-transporting ATPase 1, with the translated sequence MSTVDPLLLSSSGSADSPSKHTAPARPSVGSLNCLCRADSCSSSVYEDCDTASVNFADEGDAIPRHCPEESDVSRVAERFQSADSHFFHRLSVECSQKERQRKISWGGVMEMQRSPSSLEVGVVSSSKEKPNRPPRGRNKSSHFEDLFSSEQEHDPRLIHINDPVRTNDRYEFTGNEIRTSKYTLITFLPKNLFIQFHRLAYVYFLVIAALNQLPPLAVFGRTASLFPLLFVLFVTAIKDGYEDWRRHRSDRNENNREALVLQHGDFRSKKWKHICAGEVVKIHSNETMPCDMVLLGTSDPNGIAYIQTMNLDGESNLKTRYARQETVTMISHSSYLGLIKCEQPNRNIYEFTATMELNNQRIPLGQSNIVLRGCQLKNTEWIIGVVVYAGQETKAMLNSTISRSKSSNLESYMNRETLWLSAFLLITCSVVATGMGVWLFKNTKNLDALPYYRRKYFTFGRENRKDFEFYGLALEIFFSFLSSVIIFQIMIPISLYITMELVRVGQSYFMIGDTRMYDSSSGSRFQCRSLNINEDLGQIRYIFSDKTGTLTQNKMEFQQASIYGRNYGSSLQVTSDSSHEITIAESSSQHDRKPKSEINVDALLLALLKQPLFGEERLAAHDFFLTLAACNTVIPVSTGGSPDLTNEVSEVGAIDYQGESPDEQALVIAASAYGYKLVERTTGHIVIDVQGERIRLDVLGLHEFDSVRKRMSVVVRFPDDTVKVLVKGADTSMLSILRTRNHDGLFDSLHAKTIETTENHLSSYSSEGLRTLVIGSKYLSNEEFSEWQERYEEASTSMTERSAKLRQAAALVECDLTLLGATGIEDKLQDGVPEAIESLRQAGIKVWVLTGDKQETAISIGLSCRLLTQGMHSIIINGSSEIECRSLLADAKAKFGIKSADLGKQDVEDLHNGDVSKLRSSNGQASESGIQNFQLTGVIANDKSVNIEESPNFDDAELALIIDGNSLVYILEKDLESELFDLATSCKVVICCRVAPLQKAGIVDLIKSRTSDMTLAIGDGANDVSMIQMADVGVGICGQEGRQAVMASDFAMGQFRFLKRLLLVHGHWNYQRMAYMILYNFYRNAVFVLMLFWYILHTAYSATLALTDWSSVFYSLIYTSVPTVVVGILDKDLSHNTLLYYPRLYEAGLRNEGYNMTLFWITMLDTLWQSLVLFYVPFFTYNISTMDIWSMGSLWTIAVVILVNIHLAMDIQRWVLITHLAIWGSIAATFLCMVLIDSIPIFPNYGTLYNMAASRTYWLSVCLIIVLGLLPRFLCKVIYETFWPSDIQIAREAELLKKLPQQLRSRPESDIS